Genomic segment of uncultured Flavobacterium sp.:
TTTTCCCAATTTCAAACTGGACAGAATTAGATGTTTGGAGTTATATCGAAAAAGAGCACATTGAAATTCCGTCCATCTATTTTTCACATAAAAGAAAAGTTTTTTTGAGAGACGGTTTAATCTGGTCGCATTCTCCTTTTGTGTATCAGGACGAAGACGAACAAATCGAAGAAAGAATTGTTCGCTTCAGAACCGTTGGAGATATGAGTTGTACCGCCGCTGTTGAATCTTATGCAGCAACAATCCAGGAAGTAGTTGGAGAAATTAGAGAATCTACCATTTCTGAAAGAGGAGCCAGAATTGATGACAAACGTTCTGAAGCTGCGATGGAGAAAAGAAAACAACAAGGATACTTTTAAGTTGTTGGTTGATAGTTTTTAGTTGATAGCTGAAAACTTCAATAATTACAACAATTACAACAACAACATAAAAAAGCAGATTAAATATTTTGATGGTTTTAGTTGATGTTTTAGAAAAACCAACAACCAACAACCAACAACCAACAACATAAAAAAGAATGGAAGTTTTAAAAATAGCAACAGCAGGAAGTGTAGATGACGGAAAAAGTACTTTGATCGGAAGATTATTGTATGATACAAAATCATTGACAACTGATAAAATAGAAGCAATCGAAAAAAGCAGCAAACAAAAAGGATATGATTATCTGGATTTTTCTTTGGCAACAGACGGATTGGTGGCAGAAAGAGAACAAGGAATTACAATTGACGTTGCGCATATTTATTTTTCGACCGCAAAGAAAAGTTACATTATTGCCGATACTCCAGGTCACGTTGAATATACAAGAAACATGGTTACAGGAGCTTCGACTTCTCAGGTTTCTATCATTTTAATTGATGCCAGAAAAGGAGTTATTGAGCAAACGTACCGTCACTTTTTTATCAATAATTTATTGAGAGTAAAAGAGGTAATTGTTGCGATTAATAAAATGGATTTAGTTGATTATTCAGAAGAAGTTTTCAATAAAATCAAAGCCGATTTCCAGGCATTAAATGCAAAAAGCACATTCAAAGAACAAAACGTAAGTTACATTCCGCTAAGCGCAATCAACGGCGGAAACGTGGTTGATAAATCGGAGAATATGCCTTGGTATGACGGACAAACTGTATTGGAACATTTAGAAGGATTACATGCTTCGGATGTTTTTGAAGCAGGAAAAGCACGTTTTCCGGTTCAAACTGTTATTCGTCCAAAAACAGAAGAATACCACGATTTTAGAGGTTACGCAGGAAAATTATACGGAAACTCAATAAAAGTTGGAGATGCCGTTACGGTTCTTCCTTCTTTGACAGAATCAAAAGTATCTAAAATTCACTTTTTTGATAAACAATTTGATGAAGCCGTTGCAGGTTCATCTATCACAATCGAATTAGAAAATGATATCAATGTAACGAGAGGCGATATGATTGTAAAATCATCAGAACTTCCAAAAATTGAAAAAGAAATCAATACAACAGTTTGCTGGATGGACAGCAAGAAACTGGTTGCAGGAACAAAATACATTGTACAGCACAATACAAATTCAGTTTTAGCAAAAGTAGAAAGTATCAAAAATACAATCTCAACAGACTATTCCGGAACTAAAGAAGCTTCACAATTAGCAATCAACGAAATAGGAGAAGTAAGTATCAAATTAAGCAAGCCTTTATATTTTGACGCTTACAACGAAAATAAATCAAACGGAGCTTTCATCTTAATTGATACAGCAACCAACACAACAGCAGGAGTAGGATTTATTCGATAAATGCATTAGGCTTTAAGCAATAAGCCTTAAGCGGAAAAAACACAATCAAAGTTAGCTTAAAGCGTATAGCCTAAAGCCTAAAGCAAAAAAAAGAAAATGGAAAGTTTTAGAACAGAAATAGAAAATCCGATAGTTCAGAAAGAGATTATCGATCTTGAAAAAAAGATTCACTTATTCCGTGGAGGAAAAATTGATGATGAGCGTTTTCGTAGTCTTCGTTTAGCACGCGGAATTTACGGTCAGCGTCAGGAAGGCGTTCAAATGATTCGTATTAAATTGCCTTACGGTAAAGTAACGAGCGAACAATTGGTGCGAATTACTAAAGTTTCTGATGAGTATTCTACAGGACGTTTGCACATTACAACGCGTCAGGATATTCAGATTCACTATGTAAGTTTAGACAGGACTCCTGAACTTTGGGCAAACTTGGCTAAAGACGATGTTACCTTACGTGAAGCTTGTGGAAATACAGTTCGTAATATTACAGGTAGCGAGTTAGCAGGTGTAGATGTAAACGAGCCATTTGATGTTTCGCCTTATGCACATGCTTTATTTCAATATTTATTGAGAAACCCAATTTGTCAGGAAATGGGACGTAAATTCAAAATTTCGTTCTCATCATCTGATGAAGATACCGCTTTGAGTTATTTGCACGATTTAGGATTTATTCCAAAAATTGTAGATGGTCAACGTGGTTTCAAAATAATGTTTGGTGGAGGTTTAGGATCTCAGCCTGCACATGCTGAATTACTTTCAGAATTTGTACCGGCAAATCAAATTATCCCAACAGCAGAAGGAATCATCCGTATTTTTGACAGATACGGTGAACGTGCAAAAAGAATGAAAGCACGTATGAAATTCTTGATCAAAGAAATGGGAAGAGATGTTTTCCTTGATTTAGTTGAAAAAGAGAAAAAAGCCATTGCTTTTGAAACCTACGAAATTGACACAACAGCTTTTGATGGCCCAATTGCTGAACCATTATTAGAAGCTCCAGCTGTTACTATTGAAGATACTGCAGCTTATGAAGCGTGGAAAAAATCGAACGTAATTGCTCAAAAACAAGCAGGTTATTACGCGATTGGAATCAAAGTTTTATTAGGAGATTTTTATACTGATAAAGCCAGATTATTAGCCGCTTTAATTAAAAATTACGCCGCAAATGAATTACGTTTTTCATTGCGTCAAAATATTGTAATACGTCACGTAAAAGAAGCCAATTTACCTTTCTTTTATCAGGAATTAGCCAAATTGAATTTTGTTCATTTAGGATATAATTCTACTGTAGATATTACAGCATGTCCGGGTACTGATACTTGCAACTTGGGGATTGCAAGTAGTACCGGAATTGCAGAAGAACTTGAAAAAGTTTTAAATGCAGAATATCCGCAATACTTAAACAACCGCGAAATCGAAATTAAAATTTCTGGTTGCATGAATGCTTGCGGACAACACAATATGTCGGCAATTGGTTTTCAGGGAATGTCAATCAATTCAGGAAAATTAGTGGCTCCGGCTTTACAGGTTTTATTAGGCGGTGGAAGATTAGGAAACGGAGAAGGGCGTTTTGCTGATAAAGTAATCAAAATTCCAAGCCGTAGAGGACCGGATGCATTACGTACGATCTTAAATGATTTTGATAAAAATGCAAACGGAGAAAAGTTCCTAAATTATTATGATTTAAAAGGAGAGAAATATTTCTATGAAATTTTAAAACCTTTTGCAGACGTAACCAATTTAACCGAAGCTGATTTCGTAGATTGGGGTAACGCAGATAATTACGTAAAAGCTGTTGGAGTTGGAGAATGTGCCGGAGTTGTGATCGATTTGGTTGCTACTTTATTATTAGAAGCAAAAGACAAATTGACTTTCGCACAAGAATCATTCGACGAAGGAAAATGGTCAGATGCTATTTACCATGCTTACGCAGGATTTGTAAATGGTGCTAAAGCATTATTGCTTTCAGAAAACGAAAAAACAAATAATCACGCAGGAATTGTTGATTTATTTGATACTGTTTTCATAGCAACATCTAAAATAGAATTACCAACAACATTCAAAGAATTGGTATATCAAATCAATCAAAATGATCCTTCAGAAGCATTTGCAAAAGCATACATTCAACAAGGAATTTCATTTTTTGATATAATAGAAAAATACAGAGCTCAAGAATTAGCAAATGCTTAATATAAAACCCAAAGTAACTTTAGTTGGCGCTGGTCCCGGTGATCCGGATTTGCTTACGCTGAAAGCCGTAAAAGCACTTGCTGAAGCAAATGTGGTTTTGTACGATGCATTGGTTAATGAAGAAATACTTGTACACGCTCCCAAAAAAGCCATCAGGATTTTTGTTGGAAAAAAAATAGGAAATCACGCTTATACGCAAGATCAAATTAATCAATTGATTGTTGATAATGCGTTGACGTACGGAAATGTAGTGCGATTAAAAGGCGGAGATCCATTTATTTTCGGACGAGGCGGCGAAGAAATAGAATTTATTGAAAGCTTCGGAATCGAAACTGTCGTCGTTCCCGGAATATCTTCAGTAGTTGCAGTTCCGGCAAGTCAGGGAATTTCAATTACTAAAAGAGGTGTTTCAGAAAGTTTTTGGGCGATTACAGGCACAACTTCTGACAGGAAATTATCTTCAGATGTAGCTTTGGCAGCACAATCATCAGCAACTGTTGTGATTTTGATGGGAATGCACAAATTGCCTCAAATTATCGACTTGTTTCAAAAAGAAGACAAAGGCGATTTACCAGTTGCGATCATTCAAAACGGAACAACTGTTGAAGAAAAAGTGGGAGTTGGAACAGTAAATTCGATTTTAGAGATTGTAAAAGAGCAAAAATTAAGCTCTCCGGCGATTATTGTTTTAGGAAACGTCGTTCGCGAAAGCAATAAATTAAAAGGATTTTACGAAGAATTTCTATCAAAAGAAATCACAAGATAAAGTTCCGAAGGAACAACCAATATTGTAGCGTCGGGTTTTAACCCGATGTTGCTAAAGAGAATTATATATTGGTAATAAAAAATCATCTAATTTTGTTTAGATGAAATTAAATTAAAATGGAACAGAATGAATTATATCCAATATTCTTAAAACTTCACAATCTGAATGTATTGATTGTGGGTGGAGGAAATGTTGGTTTAGAAAAATTGTCTTTTTTGTTAAAGTCAAGTCCAAATGCAAATGTTGAGGTTGTAGCGCCAAATTTCCATTTAGAAATTAAGGTTTTGGCCGAAAAACATCCTTCGATAACATTAACAAAATCGAAGTTCAAAAAGAAAATGCTCAAAAAACGTCATATGGTAATTGCTTGTACCGATGATTTAAAAGTCAACAAAAAGGTATATGAATTGTCCCGAAAGCGTTATTTGATTTGCAATATTGCCGATACGCCAGATTTATGTGATTATTACTTAGGCGGAATCGTAACAAAAGGAAATGTAAAAATTGCTATTTCGACCAACGGAAAATCTCCAACAACTGCTAAAAGGTTAAGAGAGTTTTTCGAAGAGGTAATTCCGGAAGATATTAATAAAATGGTCGAAAACCTGAATGAATATCGAAAGACATTGAAAGGTAATTTTGAAGACAAGGTTAAAAAAATGAATGAAATTACCGCTTCATTAAAAAATAAAGAGTAAAAAGTACACAAGGAATCAATGATAAATATCATTTGATATTAGTCGATATTATTCGTTTCTTTGCATTATTAAGAATGATTATAAACAACAAGCATAATGATTAAAACAGATATACTTATAATTGGAGCAGGACCAACAGGTTTATTTGCCGTTTTTGAGGCAGGATTATTAAAATTAAAATGTCATATTTTAGATGCTTTGCCACAAGCAGGAGGACAACTTTCAGAATTGTATCCAAAAAAACCTATTTATGATATTCCTGGATTCCCGGAAGTTTTAGCAGGAGATTTAATTGATAATTTGCAAGAGCAAATTAAACAATTTGAGCCAGGTTATACGTTAGGAGAACGTGCTGAAACAATCGATAAACAAGAAGACGGAAGTTTTATTGTAACCTCAAATAAAGGAACTAAATTTCACGCGCCGGTTATTGCAATCGCTGGAGGTTTAGGAAGTTTTGAGCCGCGTAAACCACTTATTGAAGATATCGAGTTTTATGAAGATAAAGGAGTAAAATACTTCATCAAGAATCCGGAGAAATTCAGAGATAAAAGAGTTGTAATTGCAGGAGGAGGAGATTCAGCATTAGACTGGAGTATTTTCCTGGCAAATGTAGCTTCAGAAGTAACTTTGATTCACAGAAGAAATGAATTTAGAGGAGCTTTAGATTCTGTAGAAAAAGTACAGGAGTTGAAAACAGCCGGAAAAATTAAATTAATTACGCCGGCAGAAGTAATCGGAATCAATGGTGCAGAACACGTTGAGTCTTTAGATATCGAAGAAAACGGAGCACACCGTAAAATCGAAACCGATTTTTTTATTCCGCTTTTCGGATTAACTCCAAAATTAGGTCCAATTGGAGACTGGGGATTAGAAATCGAGAAAAATGCCATTAAAGTAAACAATGCATTAGATTACCAAACTAATATTCCGGGAATCTTTGCTATTGGAGACGTAAACACATATCCAGGAAAATTAAAATTGATCCTTTGCGGTTTCCACGAAGCAACTTTAATGTGTCAGGCAGCATACCAAATCATTAATCCAGGTAAAAAATACGTTTTAAAATATACAACAGTTTCTGGTGTAGACGGTTTTGACGGAACTCGTAAAGAAGCTCCAAAAGCGGTTGTTAAAGCGATAGTTTAGTCTGAGATGCTAAGATACTAAGGTTCTGAGATTCTAAGTTTTTTTGCTTAGCATTTCAGAACCTTTCTTGTTTACAGTATTTTATGAGAGACTAAATTCAAAACTTAGTATCTTAGTACAGAATCTTAGAACCTTAAAAAAATGGCCTACGACGAAGATAATGCACAAAGAATCCGAACGTTTCTACAGCATAAAGAAGCTGATTTTTTCGAAAAGAAAATGTTTGGCGGACTTGTTTTTATGGTAGATAACAAAATGTGTTGCGGAACGCGTATAGACAAACAAACAGGAGAAAATCGTTTACTTTGCAGGATTGATGATAATTCATATCTAAATGCATTGGAAAGAGACGATGTAATACCAATGTCAAGTTCTGAAAGACCAATGAAAAACTATATTTTCGTCACTAAAAATGGCTGGCAAAGAAATAAAGATTTAGAGTTTTGGTTACAGCTTTGTTTAGATTTTAATCCGCTTGCAAAAGCAAGTAAGAAAAAATAATTTACTAGAAGCACTAATCACTACCATAATAAAAAACAAACTTAGAGCCTTAGTAACTTAGAACCTCAGAAACTTTAAAAAACACTTGCAATTGTTCAGGTTATGTCTTTACTTTGCACTGTTCTTAAAATTATTGAAAGTTATCACGAAAGGCGGAGGGAAAGACCCAATGAAACCTTAGCAACCCTTTATCATAAAGAAGGTGCTACATTCTACTTTATACTAATTCATAGTATTAAAGATAGATAACACAAATACATAAAAGTATTTCTCAAAACTCTTCCTGACAACCATACAATATTATTTTACTGAATTCAGTATCATGAGCGAATCATTGACGCATTTTTGCCGTCAATAGTTCCCGCTTTTCGTTGCAATCTTTTGTTTTTTAAAGAAAAAAACAAAAGGATTTCCACTTCAATCGGGGCTAATGAGCCATCAATAGTGAATTTTTGGAATTAATGTGAATCAAAATATCGTGCTAAACCTGGCGGGTTTTTAAAACCCGTCAGGTTTACTAAACGTTAGAATTATAATTAAATAAAAAACTTAGCATCTTAGTGCCTTAGCGTCTTAGTAGCTAAAAGATAAAAGATATGTCAATAACAATTCAGGAAGCAATTAAAAAAAATATCCTAATCCTTGATGGAGCAATGGGAACAATGTTGCAGCGCTATAATTTCTCCGAAGAAGATTTTCGTGGAGAGCGTTTCAAAGATTTCCCACATCCATTAAAAGGAAACAACGATTTACTATCCATAACACAACCACAAGCAATCCGCGATGTTCATGCCGCTTATTTTGAAGCTGGTGCTGACATCGTAGAAACCAACACCTTCTCAGGAACTACGATTGGTATGGCCGATTATTT
This window contains:
- a CDS encoding NAD(P)/FAD-dependent oxidoreductase, with amino-acid sequence MIKTDILIIGAGPTGLFAVFEAGLLKLKCHILDALPQAGGQLSELYPKKPIYDIPGFPEVLAGDLIDNLQEQIKQFEPGYTLGERAETIDKQEDGSFIVTSNKGTKFHAPVIAIAGGLGSFEPRKPLIEDIEFYEDKGVKYFIKNPEKFRDKRVVIAGGGDSALDWSIFLANVASEVTLIHRRNEFRGALDSVEKVQELKTAGKIKLITPAEVIGINGAEHVESLDIEENGAHRKIETDFFIPLFGLTPKLGPIGDWGLEIEKNAIKVNNALDYQTNIPGIFAIGDVNTYPGKLKLILCGFHEATLMCQAAYQIINPGKKYVLKYTTVSGVDGFDGTRKEAPKAVVKAIV
- the cobA gene encoding uroporphyrinogen-III C-methyltransferase; its protein translation is MLNIKPKVTLVGAGPGDPDLLTLKAVKALAEANVVLYDALVNEEILVHAPKKAIRIFVGKKIGNHAYTQDQINQLIVDNALTYGNVVRLKGGDPFIFGRGGEEIEFIESFGIETVVVPGISSVVAVPASQGISITKRGVSESFWAITGTTSDRKLSSDVALAAQSSATVVILMGMHKLPQIIDLFQKEDKGDLPVAIIQNGTTVEEKVGVGTVNSILEIVKEQKLSSPAIIVLGNVVRESNKLKGFYEEFLSKEITR
- a CDS encoding bifunctional precorrin-2 dehydrogenase/sirohydrochlorin ferrochelatase, with the translated sequence MEQNELYPIFLKLHNLNVLIVGGGNVGLEKLSFLLKSSPNANVEVVAPNFHLEIKVLAEKHPSITLTKSKFKKKMLKKRHMVIACTDDLKVNKKVYELSRKRYLICNIADTPDLCDYYLGGIVTKGNVKIAISTNGKSPTTAKRLREFFEEVIPEDINKMVENLNEYRKTLKGNFEDKVKKMNEITASLKNKE
- a CDS encoding TfoX/Sxy family protein produces the protein MAYDEDNAQRIRTFLQHKEADFFEKKMFGGLVFMVDNKMCCGTRIDKQTGENRLLCRIDDNSYLNALERDDVIPMSSSERPMKNYIFVTKNGWQRNKDLEFWLQLCLDFNPLAKASKKK
- a CDS encoding HEPN domain-containing protein; this encodes MESFRTEIENPIVQKEIIDLEKKIHLFRGGKIDDERFRSLRLARGIYGQRQEGVQMIRIKLPYGKVTSEQLVRITKVSDEYSTGRLHITTRQDIQIHYVSLDRTPELWANLAKDDVTLREACGNTVRNITGSELAGVDVNEPFDVSPYAHALFQYLLRNPICQEMGRKFKISFSSSDEDTALSYLHDLGFIPKIVDGQRGFKIMFGGGLGSQPAHAELLSEFVPANQIIPTAEGIIRIFDRYGERAKRMKARMKFLIKEMGRDVFLDLVEKEKKAIAFETYEIDTTAFDGPIAEPLLEAPAVTIEDTAAYEAWKKSNVIAQKQAGYYAIGIKVLLGDFYTDKARLLAALIKNYAANELRFSLRQNIVIRHVKEANLPFFYQELAKLNFVHLGYNSTVDITACPGTDTCNLGIASSTGIAEELEKVLNAEYPQYLNNREIEIKISGCMNACGQHNMSAIGFQGMSINSGKLVAPALQVLLGGGRLGNGEGRFADKVIKIPSRRGPDALRTILNDFDKNANGEKFLNYYDLKGEKYFYEILKPFADVTNLTEADFVDWGNADNYVKAVGVGECAGVVIDLVATLLLEAKDKLTFAQESFDEGKWSDAIYHAYAGFVNGAKALLLSENEKTNNHAGIVDLFDTVFIATSKIELPTTFKELVYQINQNDPSEAFAKAYIQQGISFFDIIEKYRAQELANA
- a CDS encoding GTP-binding protein codes for the protein MEVLKIATAGSVDDGKSTLIGRLLYDTKSLTTDKIEAIEKSSKQKGYDYLDFSLATDGLVAEREQGITIDVAHIYFSTAKKSYIIADTPGHVEYTRNMVTGASTSQVSIILIDARKGVIEQTYRHFFINNLLRVKEVIVAINKMDLVDYSEEVFNKIKADFQALNAKSTFKEQNVSYIPLSAINGGNVVDKSENMPWYDGQTVLEHLEGLHASDVFEAGKARFPVQTVIRPKTEEYHDFRGYAGKLYGNSIKVGDAVTVLPSLTESKVSKIHFFDKQFDEAVAGSSITIELENDINVTRGDMIVKSSELPKIEKEINTTVCWMDSKKLVAGTKYIVQHNTNSVLAKVESIKNTISTDYSGTKEASQLAINEIGEVSIKLSKPLYFDAYNENKSNGAFILIDTATNTTAGVGFIR